The nucleotide sequence ATTAAATTTTTTTTTATGCCAATCGTAAAAGTGATCGAAGTGATCGCGGCGTCTCCCAAAAGTTTTGAAGATGCCGTGCAAAGCGCCGTAACCGAAGTGTCGAAAACCATAAGAAATATCGACTCGGTTTATATCAAGGAAATGAAAGTGCACGTGAAAGAAGGCGCTGTAAGTAGTTATGGCC is from Niabella beijingensis and encodes:
- a CDS encoding dodecin family protein, producing the protein MPIVKVIEVIAASPKSFEDAVQSAVTEVSKTIRNIDSVYIKEMKVHVKEGAVSSYGLICKVSFRVDE